The Petropleomorpha daqingensis genome includes a window with the following:
- a CDS encoding HDOD domain-containing protein, translated as MTPLTAVPAPSFDIERVLASIDTMAAQKPVAAQIVSVANADDTSSKKLAAILATDVALAGRVMKLANSAYFGMRGRVTSLQFAVTVVGFTTVRTMATVALTDLDDESRLPEDFWDLTTTIALSASTLAPRFGERPQDALCIGLLAQLGMALLAHNDPEGHAGLRADNPAFADLRAAEVQRYGISALRLTAVALEQWGFPREMVSVLNKVEEITAPEGSLLRAAFEVAGRLTLEDYEPIPISRLTCGVLGEEALPPVLERVWVEAEELRAAMIG; from the coding sequence ATGACCCCCCTCACCGCCGTGCCCGCGCCGTCGTTCGACATCGAGCGCGTGCTGGCCAGCATCGACACCATGGCCGCGCAGAAGCCGGTCGCCGCGCAGATCGTCTCGGTCGCCAACGCCGACGACACCAGCTCCAAGAAGCTCGCCGCCATCCTGGCCACCGACGTCGCGCTGGCCGGCCGGGTGATGAAGCTGGCCAACTCGGCCTACTTCGGCATGCGCGGGCGGGTGACCTCGCTGCAGTTCGCCGTCACCGTCGTCGGCTTCACCACCGTGCGGACGATGGCGACGGTCGCGCTGACCGACCTGGACGACGAGTCCCGCCTCCCCGAGGACTTCTGGGACCTCACCACCACGATCGCGCTGTCCGCCTCGACCCTCGCGCCGCGCTTCGGCGAGCGGCCGCAGGACGCGCTGTGCATCGGGCTGCTGGCCCAGCTCGGGATGGCGTTGCTGGCCCACAACGACCCCGAGGGGCACGCCGGGCTGCGGGCGGACAACCCCGCGTTCGCCGACCTGCGCGCGGCCGAGGTGCAGCGGTACGGCATCTCCGCGCTGCGGCTGACCGCCGTCGCGCTGGAGCAGTGGGGCTTCCCCCGCGAGATGGTGAGCGTCCTCAACAAGGTCGAGGAGATCACGGCGCCGGAGGGGTCGCTGCTGCGTGCGGCGTTCGAGGTGGCCGGCCGGCTGACGCTCGAGGACTACGAGCCGATCCCGATCAGCCGGCTCACCTGCGGGGTGCTGGGTGAGGAGGCGCTGCCCCCGGTGCTGGAGCGGGTCTGGGTCGAGGCCGAGGAGCTGCGCGCCGCGATGATCGGATAG
- a CDS encoding putative bifunctional diguanylate cyclase/phosphodiesterase: MDEGRTVAAEPTAMIAGQPSPEIVAGIFYGAAVTDMMAILVAERTAGTTRVTWGNQGAVKLLGYGVEDLGNLPFETLLPTLRGGELKLLLRRERGTQMNLPIRTASGATVDCAIISTPMPSGRMWTLRVVAGTNEQERALRATADAHERRFSTLTERSPIPMLLSEQGMRLAHVNDAFCSLLGRRAEQLLGTSWLDAVHPDDLDEVLESAADALEGGDGEAKARMVREDGTVRTTVLRFAHLFTPGVGAGFVGTIEDITDRLAFEERLAHQANHDPLTGLPNRTLLAQYVAERFAAGRSELACLFLDLDNFKVVNDSLGHAAGDLLLVEVATRLTRTVRPGDLVARFGGDEFVVVCEGVDEAAAVTLAQRIGEALSAPVRLGGVDVRPHASVGVTVQTGEHVEADELIRDCDIAMYQAKAGGKGRITVLDQQGRAQARDKLRLVADLRDAIERGEIALLYQPIFSAGDGAPVAVESLARWEHPERGLISPVTFVPLAEESGLISPLGLLVLDETCRQLADWDAELGMAAPMRANVNVSALQLDENLPVHVRAALHRHGLEPCRLQIEITESALMADPTFAREVLQQLRDLGVEVAIDDFGTGYSSLAYLRHLPVDCLKVDRSFVAELADGHAEIASAVIALAHNLNLCTVAEGVETVEQAEELARLGATFLQGFSLGRPMSGPEITTWFAAHRETLETPTDPELPR, from the coding sequence ATGGACGAGGGGAGGACCGTGGCCGCCGAGCCGACCGCGATGATCGCGGGTCAGCCGTCACCGGAGATCGTCGCCGGCATCTTCTACGGTGCCGCCGTCACGGACATGATGGCGATCCTCGTCGCCGAGCGGACCGCCGGCACCACGCGCGTGACCTGGGGAAACCAGGGCGCGGTGAAGCTGCTCGGCTACGGCGTGGAAGACCTCGGCAACCTCCCCTTCGAGACGCTGCTGCCGACCCTGCGCGGCGGCGAGCTCAAGCTGTTGCTGCGCCGAGAGCGCGGCACCCAGATGAACCTGCCGATCCGCACCGCCAGCGGCGCGACCGTCGACTGCGCGATCATCTCCACGCCGATGCCCAGCGGCCGGATGTGGACCCTGCGGGTGGTCGCCGGCACCAACGAGCAGGAGCGCGCGCTGCGGGCCACCGCCGACGCGCACGAGCGCCGCTTCTCCACCCTGACCGAGCGCTCGCCGATCCCGATGCTGCTCTCCGAGCAGGGCATGCGGCTCGCGCACGTCAACGACGCCTTCTGCAGCCTGCTCGGCCGCCGCGCCGAGCAGCTGCTCGGCACGAGCTGGCTCGACGCCGTCCACCCCGACGACCTCGACGAGGTCCTCGAGTCGGCCGCGGACGCCCTCGAGGGCGGGGACGGCGAGGCGAAGGCCCGGATGGTCCGCGAGGACGGCACCGTCCGGACGACGGTGCTCCGCTTCGCGCACCTGTTCACCCCCGGCGTCGGGGCCGGCTTCGTCGGCACGATCGAGGACATCACCGACCGGCTGGCCTTCGAGGAGCGCCTGGCCCACCAGGCCAACCACGACCCGCTGACCGGCCTGCCCAACCGGACGCTGCTGGCCCAGTACGTGGCCGAGCGCTTCGCGGCCGGCCGCAGCGAGCTGGCCTGCCTCTTCCTCGACCTGGACAACTTCAAGGTCGTCAACGACTCCCTCGGCCACGCCGCCGGCGACCTGCTGCTGGTGGAGGTGGCCACCCGGCTCACCCGGACCGTCCGCCCCGGCGACCTGGTCGCCCGGTTCGGCGGCGACGAGTTCGTCGTCGTCTGCGAGGGGGTGGACGAGGCCGCCGCGGTGACCCTGGCCCAGCGGATCGGCGAGGCGCTGTCGGCGCCGGTCCGGCTCGGCGGCGTCGACGTCCGGCCGCACGCCAGCGTCGGTGTCACCGTGCAGACCGGCGAGCACGTGGAGGCCGACGAGCTCATCCGCGACTGCGACATCGCCATGTACCAGGCGAAGGCCGGCGGCAAGGGCCGGATCACCGTGCTGGACCAGCAGGGCCGCGCCCAGGCGCGCGACAAGCTGCGTCTGGTGGCCGACCTGCGCGACGCCATCGAGCGCGGCGAGATCGCGCTGCTCTACCAACCGATCTTCAGCGCCGGCGACGGCGCCCCCGTCGCCGTCGAGTCGCTGGCCCGCTGGGAGCACCCGGAACGCGGCCTGATCAGCCCGGTCACGTTCGTGCCGCTGGCCGAGGAGAGCGGGCTGATCTCGCCGCTGGGCCTGCTCGTGCTCGACGAGACCTGCCGGCAGCTCGCCGACTGGGACGCCGAGCTGGGCATGGCCGCGCCGATGCGGGCCAACGTGAACGTCTCCGCCCTGCAGCTCGACGAGAACCTGCCGGTGCACGTCCGCGCGGCGTTGCACCGGCACGGGCTGGAGCCGTGCCGGCTGCAGATCGAGATCACCGAGTCGGCCCTCATGGCCGACCCGACGTTCGCCCGCGAGGTTCTCCAGCAGCTGCGCGACCTCGGCGTCGAGGTGGCCATCGACGACTTCGGCACCGGCTACTCCTCGCTGGCCTACCTGCGCCACCTACCGGTCGACTGCCTCAAGGTCGACCGCTCGTTCGTCGCCGAGCTGGCCGACGGGCACGCCGAGATCGCCTCGGCGGTCATCGCGCTGGCCCACAACCTCAACCTGTGCACGGTCGCCGAGGGCGTGGAGACCGTGGAGCAGGCCGAGGAGCTGGCCCGTCTGGGCGCCACCTTCCTGCAGGGCTTCAGCCTCGGCCGGCCGATGAGCGGCCCGGAGATCACGACCTGGTTCGCCGCCCACCGCGAGACCCTCGAGACCCCGACCGACCCGGAGCTGCCCCGATGA
- a CDS encoding Re/Si-specific NAD(P)(+) transhydrogenase subunit alpha, translating into MRIGVPVESRARETRVAATPATVGALRRLGYEVLVGAGAGRASSFADEAYVEAGAQVVGDDEAWAADVVLRINAPTPGELDRLAEGATLIAQLAPALDPALVEELGRRPITALAMDAVPRISRAQSLDVLSSMANIAGYRAVVEAAHTFGRFFTGQVTAAGKVPPAKVLVAGAGVAGLAAIGAASSLGAIVRATDVRPEVAEQVRSLGGEYVGVPADEEQGGGTGYASVTSEDYNARAAVMYAEQAADVDIVITTALIPGRPAPRLITEEMVAAMRPGSVIVDMAAAQGGNVAGSVADEVVTTPNGVTIIGYTDLPARLPAQASQLYGTNLVNLLKLLTPGEDGQLVLDLDDVVQRAMTVVRDREVLWPPPPVQVSAAPVVAPQPAPLALPEKRPAPPGRRFAVVGVAAALLFLLAGFSPNELIGHLTVFALAVVVGFYVIGSVHHALHTPLMSVTNAISGIIVVGALLQIGHGDAVVSVLAFVAILVASINVFGGFAVTRRMLGMFTR; encoded by the coding sequence ATGCGTATCGGAGTTCCCGTCGAGTCCCGGGCGCGGGAGACCCGCGTGGCGGCGACACCCGCGACGGTGGGCGCCCTGCGCCGCCTCGGCTACGAGGTGCTGGTCGGCGCGGGAGCCGGCCGCGCCAGCAGCTTCGCCGACGAGGCCTACGTCGAGGCGGGCGCGCAGGTGGTCGGCGACGACGAGGCGTGGGCCGCGGACGTCGTCCTGCGGATCAACGCGCCGACGCCCGGAGAGCTCGACCGGCTGGCCGAGGGCGCGACGCTGATCGCGCAGCTCGCGCCCGCGCTCGACCCGGCCCTCGTCGAGGAACTGGGCCGGCGCCCGATCACCGCGCTCGCCATGGACGCCGTCCCCCGGATCTCCCGGGCGCAGTCGCTGGACGTGCTCAGCTCGATGGCCAACATCGCCGGCTACCGCGCGGTCGTGGAGGCGGCGCACACCTTCGGCCGGTTCTTCACCGGGCAGGTGACCGCGGCGGGCAAGGTGCCGCCGGCGAAGGTGCTGGTCGCCGGTGCCGGGGTGGCCGGGCTGGCCGCGATCGGCGCTGCGTCGAGTCTCGGCGCGATCGTGCGGGCGACCGACGTCCGCCCCGAGGTGGCCGAGCAGGTCCGCTCGCTGGGCGGCGAGTACGTCGGCGTGCCGGCCGACGAGGAGCAGGGCGGTGGCACCGGGTACGCGTCGGTGACGTCGGAGGACTACAACGCCCGGGCCGCGGTGATGTACGCCGAGCAGGCAGCCGACGTCGACATCGTGATCACGACCGCGCTGATCCCCGGCCGGCCCGCGCCGCGGCTGATCACCGAGGAGATGGTCGCCGCCATGCGGCCGGGATCGGTCATCGTCGACATGGCCGCCGCCCAGGGCGGCAACGTGGCCGGGTCGGTCGCCGACGAGGTGGTGACGACGCCGAACGGCGTGACGATCATCGGCTACACCGACCTGCCCGCCCGCCTGCCGGCGCAGGCCTCGCAGCTGTACGGCACCAACCTGGTCAACCTGCTCAAGCTCCTGACGCCCGGCGAGGACGGGCAGCTGGTGCTCGACCTGGACGACGTCGTCCAGCGGGCGATGACCGTGGTGCGCGACCGCGAGGTGCTGTGGCCGCCCCCGCCGGTGCAGGTGTCCGCGGCACCGGTGGTCGCTCCCCAGCCCGCCCCGTTGGCGCTGCCGGAGAAACGGCCGGCCCCACCGGGACGGCGGTTCGCGGTGGTCGGTGTGGCCGCGGCCCTGCTGTTCCTGCTGGCCGGCTTCTCGCCCAACGAGCTGATCGGCCACCTGACGGTGTTCGCGCTCGCCGTCGTCGTCGGGTTCTACGTCATCGGGTCGGTGCACCACGCGCTGCACACCCCGCTGATGAGCGTCACCAACGCGATCAGCGGGATCATCGTGGTCGGCGCCCTCCTGCAGATCGGGCACGGGGACGCCGTGGTCAGCGTGCTGGCGTTCGTGGCGATCCTCGTGGCCAGCATCAACGTGTTCGGGGGCTTCGCCGTGACCCGCCGCATGCTCGGCATGTTCACCCGATGA
- the pntB gene encoding Re/Si-specific NAD(P)(+) transhydrogenase subunit beta has protein sequence MTATSAAAAAYIVAALLFVLALAGLSKHETAKAGNTFGIAGMAVALAATIGLATRSISAAAIGAIAVAMVIGATIGLWRARRVPMTGMPELIAMLHSFVGLAAVLVGWNGYLSVERKGATQDEIASNLVGIHSAEVGIGVFIGAVTFTGSIVAFLKLSARIKSNPLMLPGRNALNLGALVAFAALTVVFVITPNLGLLVALTAIALALGWHLVASIGGGDMPVVVSMLNSYSGWAAAASGFLLGNDLLIVTGALVGSSGAYLSYIMCKAMNRSFLSVIAGGFGNEGSVAADTDYGTHTEVTAQDAAELLRTAKSVIITPGYGMAVAHAQYPVAELTRRLGELGVDVRFGIHPVAGRLPGHMNVLLAEAKVPYDVVLEMDEINDDFPDTTVVLVIGANDTVNPAALEDPGSPIAGMPVLHVWEAEHVVVFKRSMSTGYAGVQNPLFFRDNTQMLFGDARERVEDILKAL, from the coding sequence ATGACCGCGACGTCCGCGGCCGCTGCGGCCTACATCGTCGCCGCCCTGCTGTTCGTGCTGGCGCTGGCCGGCCTCTCCAAGCACGAGACGGCGAAGGCGGGCAACACGTTCGGCATCGCCGGCATGGCGGTCGCGCTGGCCGCCACGATCGGGCTGGCCACCCGGTCGATCTCCGCGGCGGCGATCGGGGCGATCGCCGTCGCGATGGTGATCGGCGCGACGATCGGGCTGTGGCGGGCGCGGCGGGTGCCGATGACCGGGATGCCCGAGCTCATCGCGATGCTGCACAGCTTCGTCGGGCTGGCCGCGGTCCTGGTCGGCTGGAACGGCTACCTGTCGGTCGAGCGCAAGGGCGCGACCCAGGACGAGATCGCGAGCAACCTCGTCGGCATCCACTCCGCCGAGGTGGGGATCGGCGTCTTCATCGGCGCGGTCACCTTCACCGGGTCGATCGTGGCGTTCCTCAAGCTGTCGGCGCGGATCAAGAGCAACCCGCTCATGCTCCCGGGGCGCAACGCGCTGAACCTGGGCGCGCTGGTGGCGTTCGCCGCCCTGACCGTCGTCTTCGTGATCACGCCCAACCTCGGCCTGCTGGTGGCGCTGACCGCCATCGCGCTGGCGCTGGGCTGGCACCTGGTCGCCTCGATCGGCGGCGGCGACATGCCGGTCGTGGTCTCGATGCTCAACAGCTACTCGGGCTGGGCGGCCGCGGCGTCGGGCTTCCTGCTGGGCAACGACCTGCTCATCGTCACCGGTGCGCTGGTCGGCTCCTCGGGTGCGTACCTGTCCTACATCATGTGCAAGGCGATGAACCGCTCGTTCCTGTCGGTGATCGCCGGCGGGTTCGGCAACGAGGGCAGCGTCGCCGCCGACACCGACTACGGCACGCACACCGAGGTCACCGCCCAGGACGCGGCCGAGCTGCTGCGGACGGCGAAGTCGGTGATCATCACGCCCGGCTACGGCATGGCGGTGGCCCACGCGCAGTACCCGGTCGCCGAGCTGACCCGCCGGCTCGGCGAGCTCGGCGTCGACGTGCGCTTCGGCATCCACCCGGTCGCCGGCCGGCTGCCCGGGCACATGAACGTGCTGCTCGCCGAGGCCAAGGTGCCCTACGACGTCGTCCTGGAGATGGACGAGATCAACGACGACTTCCCCGACACCACCGTGGTGCTGGTGATCGGCGCCAACGACACGGTCAACCCGGCGGCGCTGGAGGACCCGGGCTCGCCGATCGCCGGCATGCCGGTGCTGCACGTGTGGGAGGCCGAGCACGTCGTCGTCTTCAAGCGCTCGATGAGCACCGGCTACGCGGGCGTGCAGAACCCGCTGTTCTTCCGCGACAACACCCAGATGCTCTTCGGCGACGCGAGGGAGCGGGTCGAGGACATCCTCAAGGCGCTGTAG
- a CDS encoding helix-turn-helix transcriptional regulator yields MAEDLAGQIAAVGALADPARRALYRFVTGASEPVSRDQAAAGVGLARHTVKFHLDRMVDDGLLETEYRRLSGRRGPGAGRPSKLYRRSTRQIDVSLPERHYDLAGQILAGAVESASVSGGPVLEAVDEAASAEGRRLASPDSGLTDVLTDLGFEPRETGDGVVLGNCPFHALATSHTALVCGMNLGMLTALLDERGEPVEASLDPAPGRCCVVLHPSSQPTRG; encoded by the coding sequence GTGGCGGAGGACCTCGCCGGGCAGATCGCGGCGGTCGGCGCGCTCGCCGACCCCGCGCGTCGGGCCCTGTACCGCTTCGTCACGGGCGCGTCCGAGCCGGTCAGCCGGGACCAGGCGGCCGCCGGCGTCGGCCTGGCCCGGCACACCGTGAAGTTCCACCTCGACCGGATGGTGGACGACGGGCTGCTGGAGACCGAGTACCGGCGGCTCTCCGGCCGGCGCGGCCCGGGCGCCGGTCGCCCGTCGAAGCTGTACCGCCGTTCGACGCGGCAGATCGACGTGTCGCTGCCCGAGCGGCACTACGACCTGGCCGGGCAGATCCTGGCCGGCGCCGTCGAGTCCGCGTCGGTATCGGGCGGTCCGGTGCTCGAGGCGGTCGACGAGGCGGCGTCCGCGGAGGGGCGCCGGCTGGCGTCCCCGGACTCCGGGCTGACCGACGTCCTCACCGACCTGGGCTTCGAACCCCGCGAGACCGGCGACGGCGTCGTCCTGGGCAACTGCCCGTTCCACGCGCTGGCCACGTCGCACACCGCGCTGGTCTGCGGCATGAACCTGGGCATGCTCACCGCGCTGCTCGACGAGCGCGGCGAGCCGGTGGAGGCATCCCTCGACCCCGCGCCCGGCCGCTGCTGCGTCGTCCTGCACCCGTCGAGCCAGCCAACTCGCGGCTGA
- the folE gene encoding GTP cyclohydrolase I FolE, with the protein MTAAAAFGPSSRLHVVHDGSAPDADRARDAAEAFLRALGVPVDDPGLEETPRRMVDAYTELLTPRAFDLTTFPNEEGYDELVLARGIPVQSVCEHHMLPFTGVAHVGYLPGERIVGLSKLARVVELFARRPQVQERLTVQVANWLQAQLSPRGVGVVVEAEHLCMTLRGVQAPGTTTITSALQGVLREDPRSRAEFLSLTGRP; encoded by the coding sequence ATGACCGCGGCGGCCGCCTTCGGGCCCTCCTCCCGTCTGCACGTCGTGCACGACGGTTCCGCCCCCGATGCCGACCGCGCCAGGGACGCCGCCGAGGCGTTCCTCCGGGCTCTCGGCGTCCCGGTGGACGACCCGGGGCTCGAGGAGACGCCGCGGCGCATGGTCGACGCGTACACCGAGCTGCTCACGCCTCGCGCGTTCGACCTGACGACCTTCCCCAACGAGGAGGGCTACGACGAGCTGGTGCTGGCCCGCGGCATCCCGGTGCAGTCGGTGTGCGAGCACCACATGCTGCCGTTCACCGGGGTCGCGCACGTCGGCTACCTGCCCGGTGAACGCATCGTCGGCCTGTCCAAGCTCGCCCGGGTCGTGGAGCTGTTCGCCCGCCGTCCCCAGGTGCAGGAGCGGCTCACCGTCCAGGTGGCCAACTGGCTGCAGGCGCAGCTGTCCCCACGCGGGGTCGGGGTCGTCGTCGAGGCCGAGCACCTGTGCATGACGCTGCGCGGGGTGCAGGCCCCCGGCACCACGACGATCACCTCGGCGCTGCAGGGCGTCCTGCGGGAGGATCCGCGGTCACGGGCAGAGTTCCTGTCGCTCACCGGGAGGCCGTGA
- a CDS encoding NAD(P)/FAD-dependent oxidoreductase: protein MDSAENMVVVGAALAGARAVTALREEGHDGPITLIGAEPHVPYERPPLSKGYLLGNDELDVVFPQPREWYADNDVTLRLSTRATAIDRDAHLVRLADGDALPYDRLLLTTGAQPRPLDIPGADELAPRYLRTIEDSQALKAAFTPGARVVVVGAGWIGLEAAAAARNAGADVVVLEYAELPLLRALGPEMAQVFADLHREHGVDLRLGARIASARAGALVLEDGTTVEGDVVLAGVGVAPDVALAQESGLAVDDGVVVDASLRSSDPAVFAAGDVASAFHPFYNKHLRVEHWANALHQPQVAARSMLGKRTVYERLPYFFSDQYDLGMEYIGYAVPGQYQRVVVRGDQKGREFIAFWLSGDHVVAGMNVNVWDVVDQVGDLVRSGRPVDVDRLTDPEVPLTEV, encoded by the coding sequence ATGGACAGCGCGGAGAACATGGTCGTCGTCGGGGCCGCACTGGCCGGTGCGCGGGCGGTGACCGCGCTGCGCGAGGAGGGCCACGACGGCCCGATCACGCTCATCGGCGCCGAACCGCACGTGCCCTACGAGCGCCCGCCGCTGTCCAAGGGCTACCTCCTCGGCAACGACGAGCTCGACGTCGTCTTTCCCCAGCCGCGGGAGTGGTACGCGGACAACGACGTCACGCTCCGGCTGAGCACCCGGGCGACGGCGATCGACCGCGACGCGCACCTGGTCCGGCTGGCCGACGGCGACGCGCTCCCCTACGACCGGCTGCTGCTCACCACCGGGGCCCAGCCCCGGCCGCTGGACATCCCGGGCGCCGACGAGCTCGCCCCGCGATACCTGCGCACGATCGAGGACAGCCAGGCGCTCAAGGCGGCGTTCACCCCCGGCGCGCGGGTGGTCGTCGTCGGGGCGGGCTGGATCGGCCTCGAAGCGGCCGCCGCGGCGCGAAACGCCGGCGCGGACGTCGTCGTCCTGGAGTACGCCGAGCTGCCGCTGCTGCGCGCGCTCGGCCCGGAGATGGCCCAGGTGTTCGCCGACCTGCACCGCGAGCACGGCGTCGACCTGCGCCTCGGCGCCCGCATCGCCTCGGCCCGGGCCGGCGCGCTGGTGCTCGAGGACGGCACGACGGTCGAGGGCGACGTCGTCCTCGCCGGGGTCGGCGTGGCACCGGACGTCGCGCTCGCCCAGGAATCCGGGCTCGCCGTGGACGACGGCGTCGTCGTCGACGCGTCGCTGCGCAGCTCCGACCCGGCCGTCTTCGCCGCCGGCGACGTGGCCAGCGCCTTCCACCCCTTCTACAACAAGCACCTGCGCGTCGAGCACTGGGCGAACGCGCTGCACCAGCCCCAGGTGGCCGCCCGCTCGATGCTCGGCAAGCGGACGGTCTACGAGCGGCTGCCGTACTTCTTCAGCGACCAGTACGACCTCGGCATGGAGTACATCGGGTATGCAGTGCCCGGCCAGTACCAGCGGGTCGTCGTCCGCGGGGACCAGAAGGGCCGGGAGTTCATCGCGTTCTGGCTGTCCGGCGACCACGTCGTCGCCGGGATGAACGTCAACGTCTGGGACGTCGTCGACCAGGTCGGTGACCTCGTGCGCTCCGGCAGGCCCGTGGACGTCGACCGGCTGACCGATCCGGAGGTGCCGCTGACGGAGGTCTAG
- a CDS encoding pyridoxamine 5'-phosphate oxidase family protein produces the protein MPGAFRVEELDQATCERLIRTVAFGRIASTHHGLPKIVPVHCTVRGGEIVLGSIQAHKSVRVLEGDVVAFEADSYDPAACEGWSVGVVAPCRVVTDEVEIKELDALGFTPWTFEDGGRYIGLPLELISGRALSRRR, from the coding sequence GTGCCTGGTGCCTTCCGAGTCGAGGAGCTGGATCAGGCGACCTGCGAGCGGCTGATCCGGACCGTCGCGTTCGGCCGGATCGCCTCCACCCACCACGGGCTGCCGAAGATCGTCCCCGTGCACTGCACCGTGCGCGGGGGCGAGATCGTTCTCGGCAGCATCCAGGCGCACAAGTCCGTCCGGGTCCTCGAAGGCGACGTGGTCGCCTTCGAGGCCGACAGCTACGACCCCGCCGCGTGCGAGGGCTGGAGCGTGGGCGTGGTCGCACCCTGCCGGGTGGTCACCGACGAGGTCGAGATCAAGGAACTGGACGCCCTGGGGTTCACGCCCTGGACCTTCGAGGACGGCGGGCGCTACATCGGCCTGCCGCTCGAGCTGATCTCCGGGCGGGCCCTGAGCAGGCGGCGCTAG
- the hutI gene encoding imidazolonepropionase codes for MSTLVTGIGELVTNDPALGSGPLGLVHDAALVVEDGLVAWVGSAAAAPDADRRTDVDGRAVLPGFVDSHAHLVFAGDRAAEFEARMTGTPYDGGGIATTVAATRAATDDELRAHLARLVAEMRAQGTTTVEVKSGYGLTVDDEARALRLAREVTPETTFLGAHVVPTEYAGRADAYVELVTGPMLAAGAPSARWIDVFCEPASPHAFDGDAARVVLEAGRAAGLGLRVHANQLSAGPGVRLAVELGAASADHCTHLADADVEALAGSGTVATLLPGVEFSTRSPYPDARRLLDAGATVALASDCNPGSCFTSSLPFCIALAVREMGMTPAEAVWAATAGGAAALRRTDVGRLALGSRADLAVLDAPSYRHLAYRPGVPLAGVLDV; via the coding sequence GTGAGCACGCTCGTGACCGGGATCGGGGAGCTGGTCACCAACGACCCCGCTCTGGGCTCCGGACCGCTCGGGCTGGTCCACGACGCGGCGCTCGTCGTCGAGGACGGCCTCGTCGCCTGGGTCGGGTCCGCTGCCGCCGCACCGGACGCCGACCGCCGGACCGACGTCGACGGCCGGGCGGTGCTGCCCGGCTTCGTCGACAGCCACGCGCACCTGGTGTTCGCCGGCGACCGGGCGGCGGAGTTCGAGGCGCGGATGACCGGCACGCCCTACGACGGCGGGGGCATCGCGACCACGGTGGCCGCGACCCGCGCGGCCACCGACGACGAGCTGCGCGCGCACCTGGCCCGGCTGGTCGCCGAGATGCGGGCGCAGGGCACCACGACCGTCGAGGTCAAGAGCGGCTACGGGCTCACCGTCGACGACGAGGCGCGGGCGCTGCGCCTGGCCCGGGAGGTCACGCCGGAGACGACGTTCCTCGGCGCGCACGTCGTCCCGACCGAGTACGCCGGCCGCGCCGACGCCTACGTCGAGCTGGTCACCGGGCCGATGCTGGCCGCCGGCGCGCCGTCCGCCCGCTGGATCGACGTCTTCTGCGAACCGGCGTCCCCGCACGCCTTCGACGGCGACGCCGCGCGGGTGGTGCTCGAGGCCGGCCGGGCCGCGGGGCTGGGGTTGCGGGTGCACGCCAACCAGCTCTCGGCCGGGCCCGGGGTGCGGCTGGCCGTGGAGCTGGGCGCGGCCAGCGCGGACCACTGCACGCACCTCGCGGACGCCGACGTCGAGGCCCTGGCCGGGAGCGGCACGGTGGCGACCCTGCTGCCGGGTGTGGAGTTCTCGACCCGCTCGCCCTACCCGGACGCGCGGCGGCTGCTCGACGCCGGCGCGACCGTGGCACTGGCGAGCGACTGCAACCCCGGCAGCTGCTTCACGTCCTCCCTGCCGTTCTGCATCGCGCTGGCGGTGCGCGAGATGGGCATGACCCCGGCCGAGGCCGTGTGGGCGGCGACCGCCGGGGGCGCGGCGGCGCTGCGGCGGACCGACGTGGGCCGGCTCGCCCTCGGCAGCCGGGCCGACCTCGCCGTGCTCGACGCGCCGTCCTACCGGCACCTGGCCTACCGTCCGGGTGTACCGCTGGCCGGGGTGCTGGACGTGTAG